CCGGGCGCCGTCGAGGTCGCCCACTCTTTTCGCATTGACCGGAATCGCGTCCATGGACATCGCCAAGCCCTATCTCCTGTTCCTGGGAGACGTTCACGACCAGCTCGCCGCCAAGACCGCCCAGGGCATCGTCGACTGGCGCCGCGACTGGTGCGTCGGCCAGCTGCGCCTTGAAGGCTGCAAGGCTGATACGGGCCTGAAGGACACCAGCATTGCCGAGGGCGTGAAGGCCGGTGCGAAGACCCTGGTCGTCGGCGTGGTCAATGCCGGCGGCGTGCTGCCGCCCCACTGGATCGATTCCATCGTCGAGGCGATCGAGGCCGGCATGGACATCGCAACCGGCCTGCACGCCAAGCTCTCGGATATCCCCAAGATCGCCGCCGCTGCCAAGAAGCACGGCGCCAAGCTGTTTGATGTGCGCCATCCGACCCAGACCTTCCCGACCGGCAAGGGCGGTCTCCGCTCCGGCAAGCGCCTGCTGATGGTCGGCACCGACTGCTCGGTCGGCAAGAAGTACACCGCGCTCGCCATGGAAAAGGGCATGCGGGACCGTGGCTTCGATGCGGATTTCCGCGCCACCGGCCAGACCGGCATCTTCATTTCGGGCCGGGGCGTGGCGGTCGACGCTGTCGTCGCCGATTTCATCTCCGGCGCCGCCGAATGGCTCACCCCCGATGCCGACCCGCTGCACTGGGACGTGGTCGAGGGCCAGGGTTCGCTGTTCCACCCCTCCTTCGCGGGCGTGACGCTTGGCCTGCTGCATGGCGCCCAGCCCGATGCCTTCATCGTCTGCCACGAGCCGACGAGGCGCACCATGCGCGGCGTCCACACGCCGATCCCCTCGATCGACGACGTGATCGAGATGACGACGGCGCTCGGCCGCCTGACCAATCCGGCCATCACCTGCGTCGGCCTGTCGGTCAATACCGAACACCTCTCGGAAGACGCTGCCTTCTCCTGCCTCGATCGCCTGTCGCGCGAATATGAGCTGCCGGCCTCCGATCCCGTCCGGTTCGGCGTCGAACCGCTGGTCGATGCCATTGCCGAGCTCTATGGCGAGCCCGAACCGAAGCCGAAGACCCGCTCCACCGCGCGCCGGGCCCGCTGACATGCCGTCCCGTGATCTGACGGTGCGCACCGAACGCTGGCCGATCGCCGGCACTTTCACCATCTCGCGCGGTTCTCGCACCGAGGCGGTGGTGGTGGTCTGCGAGATCCGCCAGGGTTCGGCGGTCGGGCGCGGCGAATGCGTGCCCTATCCCCGCTATGGCGAGACGGTCGACGGCGTCGCCGCCGATATCGAGGCGATGATCGATCAGGTCGACAATGGCCTTGATCGCCAGGGCCTGCTCGCCGCGATGAAGCCGGGTGCTGCCCGCAACGCGGTCGATTGCGCGCTGTGGGACCTGGAATCGAAGCTCGCCGGCAAGCGGGCCTGGGAACTGGCCGGCATCGTGTCGCCGAAGCCGCTCACGACGGTCTACACGATCTCGCTCGGCGCGCCCGACGAGATGGCGAGCAATGCCAAGAGCTGTGGCCGGCCGCATCTCAAGATCAAGCTCGGCGGCGAGGGCGATGCCGATCGCCTGGCGGCCATCCGCGCCGCGGTTCCTGACGCCACCCTGGTGATCGATGCCAACGAGGCCTGGACGACCGCCAATCTCGAGGCGAATCTCGCGGTCTGCGAGCGCTTCGGCATTGCCATGGTGGAGCAGCCCCTGCCGGCCGCCGAGGACGGCGCGCTGAAAGGGATCCGCCGCCCCTTGCCGATCTGCGCCGACGAAAGCGTCCACGACCGCGGCTCGCTGGAGCATCTGGTGGGCAAGTACGATGCGATCAACATCAAGCTCGACAAGACCGGCGGCCTGACGGAAGCCTTCCTGCTGGCGGATGCCGCCCAGAAGCTCGGATTCAAGATCATGACCGGCTGCATGGTCGGCACGTCGCTGTCGATGGCGCCGGCGACCCTGATCGCGCAGCGCGCCTTCCTGGTCGATCTCGACGGGCCGCTTTTGCTCCGCGAGGACCGGCCCGAGGGCCTGCGCTACGACGGCTCGACCGTCTATCCGCCGACCTCGTCCCTCTGGGGCTGAGGCTGGATCGGCAGAGACCGCGCATAGGTCGTCACCAGCACGCCCGCGATCGTCAATCCCGCCATGGCGAGATAGGCTGTCGCGCCGACGCGGGCATAGAGATAGCCGGCGATCAGGGTTGCGACCGCCGTCGTCGATCCCGCTGCGACCGACACCGTGCCCTGCCCGCTCGCCCGCGCATGGGGCGGAAGACGGGCGGCGAGATAGGCCATCGTGCCGAGATGCACCAGGCCGAAGCCGAAGGCATGGAGGAGCTGCATCGGGAAGAGGACGGCGAGCGGCAGGTCGAAGGCCATCAGCAGCCAGCGCAGGCTGCCAGCCGCGCCCCCGATCAGCAGGTAGCTGGTCGGCCGCCAGTTCGCGGTGTAGCGCCCGGCGATCCAGAACACGGCAATCTCCGACAGGACTGCGATGGCCCACAGCAGCCCGACTGTTGCGCCGGAATAGCCGAGGCTGCCCCAGTGGATCGAGGCGAAGCCGTAATAGACGGCGTGGCTTGACTGCAGGAAGGCGGCGGCCGCCGTCACCAGCACGAAGCGGGCGTTGAAATAGCTGGGATCCTCGCTGCTGCGCGGCGTCTCCCGGCGGTCCGGCACCAGCATGGCGGAGGCGATCACCAGCGGCACGAAACTCGCGAGGATCATCCAGACAATATGGGTCGGCGCGATGAAGATCAGCAGCACGCCACCGGCCACGTTGGTTGCCATGAAAGCGACCGAGCCCCAGACCCGGATCCGCCCGTAATCGAGGCCACGGCGGGCCACACCTGCCAGGCCATAGGCGTCCGACAAGGGCACCATCGGGCTCCAGACGAAGCCGGTGATGACAACCCCGATCAGGATCATCGCGAAGCCCTCGGCAATGCCGACCCCGACAAAGGCCACCATGGTCGCGCTCGCGCACATGACGATCGCTGTGGACAGCACCCCTCCCCTGTCGGCGAGAAAGGTCACCGCCGGGGTCGCGACCAGGCGAATCAGCAACCCGCCGGCGAGAACGATGCCGATCTGGCCGTCATCCAGGCCCTTGGCCTTCAGCCAGATCGGGAAAAAGGGCTGGTGCAGGCCGAATCCAACGAACAGCGCGGCATAAAACAGCGCCAGACGCCGCGCGAACGTCTTCGAATCGTTGGATTTTGCAAGCGCCGGGGAAAGCATTAAGATTTTCTGAGGATTCGCATGCGAGCTTTCTTTCATATCATTCCGGTCCGCCTTCGCGAGAGCATTCAGCGACATGTCTGACAAGTCCACGCCCGCACCGGTTGCGCCGGATGATTTTGACTCCATCGAGGGTGCAGTGATGGAGACAGCGCGCGGGCGCTGGTTCCTCGCGGAATATGCCCGGCGCCACCGCGCCGCCGACACGATCACGGTTCTCGCCGCGATGGACCGGCTCGAAAAGGCCATGGGCGCCAGCCGCACCGCGCCGCAACTCGACCGCGTCCGGATGGACCTCCGGGAAATGGCGCAGGCCATCTCGCGCACCAAATCGGAGATCGCCTCGATCAAGCCCGAGGGCGAGGAGGGCCGCTTCGAGGAAGCATCCGTCGAGCTCGACGCCATCGTTCAGGCGACCGAGACCGCCACCGGCGACATTCTCAGCGCTGCCGAGACCATCCAGGAGATCGCCTGGACGCTGCGCGAGATGGGCGCCGAGAACGAGGTCTGCGACCTCATCGACACCAAGGCGACCGACATCTATTCGGCCTGCTCGTTCCAGGACATCACGGGACAGCGCACCCGCAAGGTGATCGGCGTCCTGCGCTTTCTCGAGGAGCGCATCGACTCAATGATGGCGATCTGGGGCGAAGGCGGGCTGGAATCGGCGCCGCCGCCGCCGGTCAAGGCCAGCGAGCCCTCGCTGCTCAACGGTCCGGCCCGTCCGGGCGAAGGGCTCGAACAGGGCGATGTCGACCTGATGCTCGACGACGACCTGTTCGGCAAGAACCGCGTGCCCGAACTGCCGGACACCACGCCTGCCGAAGCCATCTCAGCCGACCTCGACGCCGATCCGGCAGCCGACCTGCTCGCCTACGATGGGCTTGATCACGAAGCCTTGGCCGCCGATGCGCTGGCTGCGGCCGCCAGCGCCCGCGCAACGGCTGCAGCGGCGCTCAGCGTCGATGACCGGCCGCTCAGCCCCTCGCCCCGCCCGGCGCGCCCGGATGTCGTGGCGCCGCCGACCCTGCCGAGCATCGAGGATATCGAGAAGCTCAGCTTCGTCGAGAAGGTCGCGCTGACCAGCTGAGGCGGCTCGCGGAAGCGCGTAGATTCATCAATTCGTCATGCCCGGCCTTGTGTCGGGCCTCCACGTCTTGATTTCGGTCTGCAAGGAGCCGAGCCCGCCCCTCACCCCACCATCTTGGCAAACACCGCCGGATCGACATTGCCGCCCGAAATCACGGCGGCCACCACCTGGCCCTTCACGTCGATGCGGCCGGCAAGCAGCGCCGCCAGCGGCACGGCGCCCGAGGGCTCGACCACCAGCTTCAGCTCGCGGAAGGCGAAAGCGACCGCCCGCTTCACTTCGTCCTCGGAGACGACCAGCCCACCCGCGACATGCGGCTTGTTGATCGCGAAGGTCAGTTCACCCGGCATCTGGGCGAGCAATCCGTCGCACAGCGAACCCGACAGCTTGGTGTTGCCAAGGCGCTCGCCCGCCTCGAAGGAGCGGGCATGGTCGTCGAAGCCTTCAGGCTCCACCGAATAGACCTTGGCCTTCGGCGCGCGCTCGTGCACCGCCAGCGCGACGCCGGCCAGCAACCCGCCGCCCGAGCAGCACACCAGCACCGTATCCGGCGAGAGCCCCTGCGCCGTCAGGTCGTCGACGATTTCGCGGCCAGCCGTGCCCTGCCCGGCCATGATGTAGAAATCGTCATAGGGCGGCACGACGATCGCACCGCGTTCGGCGGCCAGCGCATTGGCCATGGCCACCCGGTCGTCCTTCTCGCGGTCGAACAGAACCACTTCGGCACCGGCGGCGGCGGTGCGGTCGCGCTTCAGCTGCGGGCTGTCCTTCGGCATCAGGATGGTGGCGCGGATGCCAAGCAGCTGGGCAGCGGTCGCAACGCCCTGGGCATGATTGCCCGACGACATGGCGACGACGCCGATCGCCTTGCGATCCTCGGGAATGCGGGCAAGCCGATTATAGGCGCCGCGAAACTTGAACGAGCCGGTGCGCTGCAGCGATTCCGCCTTCAGGAACACCCGCGCCCCGGTCAGCGCGTCGAGCTCGGGCGACGAGACCAGCGGCGTGCGGCGGGCGACGGACGCGATCATCCGGGCGGCATCCGCCACATCGGCGGCAGTCGGAAGGGTAGCCATGACAAGTCTCCTCGGGATTGGCGCCATATGACGGGCGAAGTCCCCGCTCCGCAACCCCCGCTGCGCAAAGGCGGACCCGCGTCGCCTTGCCTCGCGCGCAGACCTCGCCATGCCGGCCGCTTCACGCTAGACAGCGAGGCGGAGATACGGACATTGACGCCAGCCGACCTGCCCATCCAGCCGCTTGCGCCGGCCACCGAGAGGCCGCCGCTCAGGATCCTGATCCTGATGAGCCGGACCGGCGGCGGCCATCTGGCAAGCGCCAGGGCGCTCGAAGCCGAATTCCGCCGCCAGCGCCCCGATGTCGCCGTCACCATCGTCGACATGCTGTCCGACCATCTGAGCTTCCCGTTCAACCAGCTGCCACGCACCTATGACGGGCTGGTCAGCCGCTTTCCCCGCCTGTGGAGCGCCATGTGGCATGGCTCCGCGCGCTCGCGCTTCGGGGATCATTCCTCCGCCATCATCCGCCGCCTCTCGCACCGCCATCTCGCGCGGCTGATCAGCGAGACCGCACCGGATCTCGTTGTGTCGGTCCATCCCCTGGTCAACGACCTTTTCGTGCCGGTGCTGGCGAAGGTCCGCCCGCAGACGCGCTATGTGACGGTGGTGACCGACCTCGGCGGCATCCATCCCTCATGGCTCCATCCGAAGAACAGCGCGGTCTATCTGCCGACCGAACAGGCTGTTGCCGGCGCGCTTGCCCGCGGTCTGCCGCGCGATCGCCTGCATATTCACGGCCTGCCGGTGCGCGCCGAGTTCTCGCAAGCCCCGGCGGAGCGAAGCGCGGCACGGACGAGCTTCGGCCTCGATCCCGAAAGACCGGTGGCGCTGGTGGTCGGCGGCGGCGGCGGCATCGGCCCCATCGAGGCCATCGTCTCCGAGCTTGGGACAAGCCTCGCGGCAGCCGGCTCTGACGCCCAGATCGTTGCGGTCACCGCCAAGAACGAGACGCTGAAGCGCCGTATCGAGGCCCTCCCCGCCCGCGTGCCGATCACCGCGCTCGGCTATGTCGACCGCATGTCGGACCTGATGCAGGCAAGCGACATCCTGATCACCAAGGCAGGCCCCGGCACCATCGCGGAAGCTTCCATCCGGGCGCTGCCCATGGCGATCTATGGTTTCATTCCCGGCCAGGAAGCCGCCAATGTCGACCATGTCGTGAAGGCGGGCGCGGGCCTGTTCGAACCTGCCCCGGCCAGGCTTGCGGCCCGTGTCGCCACCCTGCTCGGCCCCGGGCGCCTGGAACTGGCCGCCATGGCCGGCGCCGCCAAGGCTCTCGGTCGCGAACAGGCGACCCATGCCATCGTCGCCTCCATCCTC
This region of Phreatobacter aquaticus genomic DNA includes:
- the dgcN gene encoding N-acetyltransferase DgcN, translated to MDIAKPYLLFLGDVHDQLAAKTAQGIVDWRRDWCVGQLRLEGCKADTGLKDTSIAEGVKAGAKTLVVGVVNAGGVLPPHWIDSIVEAIEAGMDIATGLHAKLSDIPKIAAAAKKHGAKLFDVRHPTQTFPTGKGGLRSGKRLLMVGTDCSVGKKYTALAMEKGMRDRGFDADFRATGQTGIFISGRGVAVDAVVADFISGAAEWLTPDADPLHWDVVEGQGSLFHPSFAGVTLGLLHGAQPDAFIVCHEPTRRTMRGVHTPIPSIDDVIEMTTALGRLTNPAITCVGLSVNTEHLSEDAAFSCLDRLSREYELPASDPVRFGVEPLVDAIAELYGEPEPKPKTRSTARRAR
- a CDS encoding protein phosphatase CheZ, which translates into the protein MSDKSTPAPVAPDDFDSIEGAVMETARGRWFLAEYARRHRAADTITVLAAMDRLEKAMGASRTAPQLDRVRMDLREMAQAISRTKSEIASIKPEGEEGRFEEASVELDAIVQATETATGDILSAAETIQEIAWTLREMGAENEVCDLIDTKATDIYSACSFQDITGQRTRKVIGVLRFLEERIDSMMAIWGEGGLESAPPPPVKASEPSLLNGPARPGEGLEQGDVDLMLDDDLFGKNRVPELPDTTPAEAISADLDADPAADLLAYDGLDHEALAADALAAAASARATAAAALSVDDRPLSPSPRPARPDVVAPPTLPSIEDIEKLSFVEKVALTS
- a CDS encoding MFS transporter, which gives rise to MLSPALAKSNDSKTFARRLALFYAALFVGFGLHQPFFPIWLKAKGLDDGQIGIVLAGGLLIRLVATPAVTFLADRGGVLSTAIVMCASATMVAFVGVGIAEGFAMILIGVVITGFVWSPMVPLSDAYGLAGVARRGLDYGRIRVWGSVAFMATNVAGGVLLIFIAPTHIVWMILASFVPLVIASAMLVPDRRETPRSSEDPSYFNARFVLVTAAAAFLQSSHAVYYGFASIHWGSLGYSGATVGLLWAIAVLSEIAVFWIAGRYTANWRPTSYLLIGGAAGSLRWLLMAFDLPLAVLFPMQLLHAFGFGLVHLGTMAYLAARLPPHARASGQGTVSVAAGSTTAVATLIAGYLYARVGATAYLAMAGLTIAGVLVTTYARSLPIQPQPQRDEVGG
- a CDS encoding threonine ammonia-lyase codes for the protein MATLPTAADVADAARMIASVARRTPLVSSPELDALTGARVFLKAESLQRTGSFKFRGAYNRLARIPEDRKAIGVVAMSSGNHAQGVATAAQLLGIRATILMPKDSPQLKRDRTAAAGAEVVLFDREKDDRVAMANALAAERGAIVVPPYDDFYIMAGQGTAGREIVDDLTAQGLSPDTVLVCCSGGGLLAGVALAVHERAPKAKVYSVEPEGFDDHARSFEAGERLGNTKLSGSLCDGLLAQMPGELTFAINKPHVAGGLVVSEDEVKRAVAFAFRELKLVVEPSGAVPLAALLAGRIDVKGQVVAAVISGGNVDPAVFAKMVG
- the dgcA gene encoding N-acetyl-D-Glu racemase DgcA: MPSRDLTVRTERWPIAGTFTISRGSRTEAVVVVCEIRQGSAVGRGECVPYPRYGETVDGVAADIEAMIDQVDNGLDRQGLLAAMKPGAARNAVDCALWDLESKLAGKRAWELAGIVSPKPLTTVYTISLGAPDEMASNAKSCGRPHLKIKLGGEGDADRLAAIRAAVPDATLVIDANEAWTTANLEANLAVCERFGIAMVEQPLPAAEDGALKGIRRPLPICADESVHDRGSLEHLVGKYDAINIKLDKTGGLTEAFLLADAAQKLGFKIMTGCMVGTSLSMAPATLIAQRAFLVDLDGPLLLREDRPEGLRYDGSTVYPPTSSLWG
- a CDS encoding MGDG synthase family glycosyltransferase, giving the protein MTPADLPIQPLAPATERPPLRILILMSRTGGGHLASARALEAEFRRQRPDVAVTIVDMLSDHLSFPFNQLPRTYDGLVSRFPRLWSAMWHGSARSRFGDHSSAIIRRLSHRHLARLISETAPDLVVSVHPLVNDLFVPVLAKVRPQTRYVTVVTDLGGIHPSWLHPKNSAVYLPTEQAVAGALARGLPRDRLHIHGLPVRAEFSQAPAERSAARTSFGLDPERPVALVVGGGGGIGPIEAIVSELGTSLAAAGSDAQIVAVTAKNETLKRRIEALPARVPITALGYVDRMSDLMQASDILITKAGPGTIAEASIRALPMAIYGFIPGQEAANVDHVVKAGAGLFEPAPARLAARVATLLGPGRLELAAMAGAAKALGREQATHAIVASILANQDA